From the genome of Streptomyces sp. SID8374:
CGCACCAGCGGGCGGAGACGGAGGCGGAGGCCGGGACCGCGCCCGGGACCACACCCGGGGCCGGACCCCAGGCCGCGCCCGAGACCGGGACCGACGCTGCGACGCCCGCGCCCGCCGTCACCGTCGATGCCGTGAGCCACGCGTACGGCCCCGGCCGCACCGTCCTCCACGATGTCTCCCTCACCCTCCGCGCGGGTGAACACGTGGCCCTGGTCGGGACCAGCGGCGCCGGGAAGTCCACCCTCGCCCGGCTCGTCGCGGGCGTCCAGCAACCCACCGGCGGCACGGTCTCCGTAGCGGCGGCGGGAGAGACAGGGCCCTCCGTCGTCCTGGTCACCCAAGAGGTCCACGTCTTCACCGGCACCCTCGCCGACGACCTCCGCCTCGCCCGCCCCGACGCCACCGACGACGACCTCCGTACCGCCCTCGCCACCGTGCACGCCCTGGAGTGGGCCGAGGCCCTGCCCGACGGGCTCGCCACCGTCGTAGGGGAGGGCGGTCACCGCCTCGACCCCGCCCGCGCCCAGCAACTCGCCCTCGCCCGGCTCGTCCTGGCCGACCCCCCGGTCGCCGTCCTCGACGAGGCGACCGCCGAGGCGGGCAGCGCGGGCGCCCGGACCCTGGAGCGCTCCGCCGAGGCCGCGCTCTCCGGCCGCACCGCCCTGGTCGTCGCCCACCGCCTCACCCAGGCCGTCGCCGCCGACCGGATCGTGGTGCTGGAGGCCGGCCGGGTCGTCGAGAGCGGCACCCACGACGAACTGCGCACCGCCGACGGCCCGTACGCGGCGCTCTGGCACGCCTGGTCCGGCAGCCGCGCCGCGCCCCACCTCTGACCCTCCAACTCCCCGTCGCCCCCGGCACACCCACCCTCCCGAAGGAATCCCGCCATGTCCCGCATGTTCCAGCGCACCCGGCTGACCGCCGTGGCCGCGTCCGCCCTGCTGCTGTTCGGAGCCGCCGCCTGCGGGTCGGGCGAGAGCGACGACAAGGCCGCGCCGTCCGCCGACAGCGCGCAGAAGGGGGCCTTCCCGGTCACCCTCGACCACAAGTACGGCGCCACCACCGTGAAGAACGAGCCGCAGCGCATCGTCACCGTCGGCCTCTCCGACCAGGACGCGGTGCTCGCGCTCGGCAAGGTCCCGGTCGGCACCACCGAGTGGTTCGGCGAGTTCAAGGGCGCCATCGGCCCCTGGGCCGAGAAGGCGCTCGGCGACAAGGCGCGGCCCACCGTCCTGCACGACGACGGCACCGGCCCCCAGGTCGAGAAGATCGCCTCCCTGCGCCCCGACCTGATCCTCGCGCTGTACTCGGGCCTCACCAAGGACCAGTACCGCACCCTCTCCAAGATCGCCCCGGTCGTCGCCCAGCCGAAGGACGGCGCGGACTGGGGGATCTCCTGGCAGGACCAGACCACCCAGGTCGGCAAGGCCCTGGGCAAGAGCGACGAGGCGAAGGCGCTGGTCGCCAGAACCGAGAAGTACATCGCCGACGCCGCCGCCGCGCACCCGGAGTTCAAGGGCAAGACCGCCGTCATGGCGACCCCGTACGAGGGCATGTACGTCTACGGCCCGCAGGACAACCGCTCCCGCGTGCTGACCGGCCTCGGCTTCCAGCTCCCGGCGGACCTCGACAAGGTCGTCGGCGATGCGTTCGGCGCCAACATCAGCAAGGAGCGCACCGACCTCCTCGACACGGACGCCGTCGCCTGGATCGTCACCGACCCGGACAAGGACGCGAAGAAGCTCCACGCCGACCCCCTGTACGGAAAGCTGGACGCGGTCAAGGAGGGCCGTGAGGTCATGATCAAGGAAAGCAGCCACTTCGGCAGCGCCATCTCCTTCGTCACCCCGCTGAGCATCCCGTACACCGTCGACCGCCTGGTCCCGATGCTGGCGGCCGCCGTCGACGGCAAGCCGGACACGAAGGTCGTCCACCCCGCGTCCTGACGCCTCTTCCGGCCCGTCCCGCCCCACGCGGGACGGACCGGGCGCCCTGACCGACCCACCCCTGAGGAACCGGACCGTGGAGCCAGCCCCGTGACCCGCCCCGCCCGATGGCGCCCCGCCCTGCTCGTGGCCGTGCTCGCCGCCGTGCTGGT
Proteins encoded in this window:
- a CDS encoding iron-siderophore ABC transporter substrate-binding protein, which codes for MSRMFQRTRLTAVAASALLLFGAAACGSGESDDKAAPSADSAQKGAFPVTLDHKYGATTVKNEPQRIVTVGLSDQDAVLALGKVPVGTTEWFGEFKGAIGPWAEKALGDKARPTVLHDDGTGPQVEKIASLRPDLILALYSGLTKDQYRTLSKIAPVVAQPKDGADWGISWQDQTTQVGKALGKSDEAKALVARTEKYIADAAAAHPEFKGKTAVMATPYEGMYVYGPQDNRSRVLTGLGFQLPADLDKVVGDAFGANISKERTDLLDTDAVAWIVTDPDKDAKKLHADPLYGKLDAVKEGREVMIKESSHFGSAISFVTPLSIPYTVDRLVPMLAAAVDGKPDTKVVHPAS